A single genomic interval of Nostoc commune NIES-4072 harbors:
- a CDS encoding helix-turn-helix domain-containing protein → MKWLRKKNNNQPSISLEQQRAEKLAEMGAQLWALRQEQGLSLEQMVALTRIPQRLLQAIEEGNLNDLPEPVYIQGLIRQFADALGLNGVEFSGTFPISSAQVNPQGIENNSPLNQLRPIHLYFLYILLIVCSVNGLSQLLNNAVLQASTSNNQNQPSPKQKSIVKPEIAQVKESVEVQSVNDTLSAVQQGKAVQIGVTLKASSWIRVVADGKTEFEGTLPEGTHRIWKAQQQLTVKTDNAGGVLMSINQEKAKEMGEPGKEEEVRIAAKPKF, encoded by the coding sequence ATGAAATGGCTAAGAAAGAAGAATAATAACCAGCCATCAATTTCATTAGAGCAACAACGAGCCGAAAAATTGGCAGAAATGGGCGCTCAACTTTGGGCATTGCGTCAAGAACAGGGATTATCTCTAGAGCAAATGGTTGCATTAACTAGGATTCCCCAGCGATTATTGCAGGCGATCGAAGAAGGTAATTTAAACGATCTGCCAGAACCAGTCTATATACAGGGTTTAATCAGGCAATTTGCCGATGCACTAGGCTTGAATGGAGTAGAGTTTTCTGGCACTTTTCCGATTAGTTCTGCACAAGTGAATCCTCAAGGTATAGAGAATAATTCACCCCTTAATCAACTACGTCCGATTCATCTTTACTTTCTTTACATATTGCTAATTGTATGCTCTGTAAATGGCTTATCTCAGTTATTAAATAACGCAGTACTACAAGCAAGTACAAGTAATAATCAAAATCAGCCATCCCCAAAACAAAAGTCCATTGTTAAACCAGAAATAGCCCAAGTAAAAGAGTCAGTGGAGGTTCAATCAGTTAACGATACCCTTAGCGCCGTCCAACAGGGAAAGGCTGTACAGATTGGTGTCACCTTAAAAGCGTCATCTTGGATTCGCGTAGTAGCTGATGGTAAAACCGAGTTTGAGGGTACTCTCCCAGAGGGAACTCACCGGATTTGGAAAGCCCAACAGCAACTCACAGTGAAAACTGATAATGCTGGTGGCGTGTTAATGAGCATCAATCAAGAGAAAGCCAAAGAAATGGGAGAACCGGGGAAAGAGGAAGAAGTTAGAATTGCTGCAAAACCTAAGTTTTGA
- a CDS encoding pseudouridine synthase, translated as MEARLQKILAQWGIASRREAEEMIRHSRVRINGALAHLGQKIDPEKDAIAIDGKPVSKKQRPALIYLLLHKPAGVVSTCYDPHRRPTVLDLLPKELREGTGIHPVGRLDADSTGALILTNDGNLTFGLTHPRHSISKKYRVLVEGHPPETVLKMWRQGVMLEGRKTRPAKVQLIEHCGEQSFLEIVLQEGRNRQIRRIAQQLGYPVIKLHRTAIGAIQLQTPKEPFLSEGKYRSLKNHEIHFLQDQITQPNY; from the coding sequence ATGGAGGCACGGTTACAAAAAATTCTCGCTCAATGGGGTATCGCCTCACGTCGTGAAGCCGAAGAAATGATTAGGCACTCGCGGGTGCGGATAAATGGGGCGTTAGCACATTTAGGTCAAAAAATTGATCCCGAAAAAGATGCGATCGCTATTGATGGTAAGCCTGTATCTAAAAAGCAGCGTCCGGCTTTAATATATTTATTGCTACACAAACCAGCAGGTGTGGTTTCGACTTGCTACGACCCTCACCGTAGACCAACAGTCCTGGATCTACTACCGAAAGAATTACGGGAGGGTACAGGTATTCATCCAGTTGGACGCTTAGATGCAGATTCTACAGGAGCATTAATCCTGACCAATGACGGAAATCTAACATTTGGACTAACCCATCCTCGCCACAGCATTTCCAAAAAATATCGTGTTTTGGTAGAAGGACACCCTCCAGAAACAGTTCTGAAAATGTGGCGTCAGGGTGTGATGTTGGAGGGTAGAAAAACCAGACCCGCTAAGGTACAGCTAATAGAACATTGTGGCGAGCAAAGCTTTTTAGAAATAGTGTTGCAGGAGGGAAGAAATCGCCAAATTCGCCGGATAGCTCAACAGTTAGGATACCCAGTAATCAAGCTGCATCGGACTGCTATCGGCGCAATTCAATTACAAACTCCAAAAGAACCTTTTTTGTCAGAAGGTAAATATCGTTCCCTCAAAAATCATGAAATTCACTTTTTGCAAGATCAGATAACACAACCTAATTATTGA
- a CDS encoding LmeA family phospholipid-binding protein, with product MPEQNFQTTHTNKIRIITQVLTTALKLWLRAQVSQISDLEVEIKASDRQILSGRIPSVSIFATDAVYQGLLITKIQLIAENIRINIGSVLKGKPLRLLETVPVVGDLIVDEKDLNASLSSNLLSTALSDLLVKVLPRDCPKSQPINWQEIILDNNQIILRGMRVTNSETTPLEICLSLQLLSGHELQLAHIKIKSDQGDILEDNDEHNLDLGSDVDIQELTLIPGKLVCRGRINVNP from the coding sequence ATGCCAGAGCAAAATTTTCAGACAACACATACTAATAAAATACGCATAATTACGCAGGTACTCACAACAGCCCTAAAGCTCTGGTTGAGAGCGCAAGTGAGCCAAATATCGGACTTAGAAGTAGAAATTAAAGCGAGCGATCGCCAAATTCTCTCTGGGCGTATCCCGTCGGTATCTATTTTTGCTACTGATGCAGTTTATCAAGGTCTCCTAATTACAAAAATTCAATTAATAGCGGAAAATATTCGCATAAATATTGGCTCGGTACTCAAAGGAAAACCGCTACGACTGTTAGAAACAGTACCAGTAGTTGGCGATTTGATCGTAGACGAGAAGGATCTTAATGCTTCTCTCTCATCTAACTTATTATCGACTGCTTTGAGTGATTTACTGGTTAAAGTTTTACCAAGAGATTGCCCAAAGTCACAACCAATAAATTGGCAAGAAATTATTCTTGATAACAACCAAATTATACTGCGAGGTATGAGAGTAACCAATAGTGAAACAACTCCTCTAGAGATTTGTCTAAGCTTACAATTACTTAGTGGGCATGAGTTGCAACTGGCACATATAAAAATCAAGTCCGACCAAGGGGATATATTAGAGGACAATGATGAACACAATCTGGATCTTGGTTCAGATGTCGATATCCAAGAATTAACCCTGATCCCAGGCAAGCTAGTGTGTCGTGGGCGAATTAACGTTAACCCTTGA